TAACTTCACGAGAGCTCTGGAAACAGCCTCATGAAGCATGTAATTCCTACCATATAAGAGGCCAACAAGAGGAATAACTGCACCATGTGCAACAACTAATTCTGCCAGTTGCTCATCATCTACAAGCTTATCCAACGCACGAACGACTGATTGCTGTGCCGGACTTAACTCAGATACAAGGAGGGACACCAAAGGCTCAACACAATGTGCTGCAGCCACTGTGGACCTGATTCTTGTATTGCCGAAAAGAACACAACACAGCTCAGCAGCATCCCCTTTCAGATGCAATGAACAATTTGAAGAAAGTATCCTGCACAGGACATCTACTGCATTCATTTCCACATCTGCAACAGCAAGGGCTTTTGATGGGTTTTCACTCAATAACCTAACCAAAGCAGCAATAGCAGCATGCTGCTCTTTCTCCGAGCCACTACTAAGTATCTCCACCAAGGGTTGAACAGCTTGTCGGGCAGATTCTGCATTTCTAATATGGTCAGCAGAAAATAAGCTTTCCAATGCTTTAGCAGCGCTATACCTAGCACCTCTTCCACCTAAACGTAAAACTGCTATAAGTTGATTGACTGCACCAAATGCAGATTCATGTCTCCGGATATCAGCACTGCTAAATAGGATCCCTAACAGATCAGTAGCTGCTTCCTCAGTTGCATCTTGGGGACCAAGTGAAAGATACTTGGTTAGTGCTTCCAAAATCCCAGATTCTACCATGACAATCTTATTTGATGAACATTCTCTTGCAAGCTGAGTCAAAAGCCCAAGTGCAAGAAAAGGTGCACCAGGACGATCAGGAATTGGTTTGAGAAGATCAACAAGAGCAGGTATTGCTTTCCGAGAAGTGGCACCAACCCTGATGTCTTCTACTCTGAACAATCTCTCCAGCGCAACTTGCTCTGGATAACGCACCAAAGAGAACTCCTCTGATAACTCTAAAAGATCACATATATCAACATCAGCACAACCAAGTAAGGATAGAAGCCCAATTGCTGCCCCAGAATTCGCAACTGACAGAAGAGTCCCTCTGCTGCCGTTACAAACTAGGCTGGACATTGCTTGTGCCGCAAAATACCTGTTCGCCGAATCCTCTGATTTCAACAAATTTGCAAGTACCGATATTGATTTCATGGTTTCAGGTGCTCGTATGATGTCTCTATCTTGAAATAAAATCGCTAGCATCATCCCGCAAACCCAAATGTTGTTATCTTCTTTGAAATCATTCTGCATAGCCAATTAAAACAGGGCAAACCAAATacatcagcatcatcatcatcatcatcaaagcctttatcccaaaagtttggggtcagcTTTGAGAACATCAACAGGAATCCACCATGTGTATTCGTTtactccattcatttctatcatggatcatacaaGGCAAACCAAAtacaatataaataaaagtcGTTTAGCTATGGTATAACAAATATCAATGTAATAATGTTACTTCTGTTCTAGTGTGCCAATCCATACACTATTGACAATCATATGATCAACATATCTTATTGAGTGAGCTGTCTAGATAAATAATACAACAATAAAATAGTTGAGTACCTGATATTGTGAAAAACCATGTACGATACGATCATTGAGGACCTCAAGTGCTCCAGCCTCTATAATAACACCTTTGCTTTTTTCATCATGACAAGCAAGAACAGAAAGTAGCCAAATTGCTAAGTTGACACCATATATAACTGCTGTTCCTATATCATATTCACCATTATGAGCATTTTCCTTAAATTGCCTGCAAATACTAATGACATCCTTGTCATCACCGTCATCATTTCCCATATCGGTCTCCGTAATATTAAGCATTGCAACAAGTGCCTTAATAAGGTAAATGCAAGAGTTTGATTGATTAAGATCTTCCACCACTCTCTGATGGCTCACTTTGGCAGCACAAATAAGAAGTGCAGTTCCTCCAATCTTGACCTTTGGGTTTGTGGAATTGATTACCCTTCTGGCAATCGATGATATGCATAAAGACGCACACACAATTGCCTCTCCTAGAACAATGGGCTGATCATGGCAAAGCCTTGACACTATCTCAATAGCCTTATCTTGCAACATTTGTGATGCATCAGCAATAGAAGAGACTATTGGGGTTATGCTTTTAGGATATTCTGCTAGAACTGCCCATGCAGGTTTTATGTGCCCAATAGCCCCTTTCGATCTTGACAAAATAGCCAGTGCATCTAATGCTTCTGCTGTGGTGATGGAACTACCATTAGCAGATTCCAGAAAAGAAACTAATGCAAGAACAGTTCCAGCACGATTGACACAATCAGTCAGCGTGTCATCGATTTCACGAGAATCAAGCAGACGTGCAATTGCTGCTGCTGCATGGGTCTTTCCAGAGACTGTACCTTCTCGCAGAACCCTAGTAGCAGGCAGTATAATTTCTTCAGCAACAGCTTTCTCCGACACTTCACCATCCAAAATAAGATTTGCCAAAGCACATGTTGCCTGCTCTGCAACTTCCAACACAGAAGAGTTAGCAAGCACAACTAAGGGTGAAAATGCATCTCGCGCAACAGCAGCCACTTCCCGGTTTTCTTTAATTGACAGAAAAATTGCAGCAAGGCAATGAGAGGACTCTTTCAAGATATTTTCTGACTCGACATTTAGCAGCTTCATGGCTGACCATAAAGTTTTTACAGCAATACTACTTTCACGCAGGTCCTTCCGAACTTCAAAAATCCCAGCAAGAGCTGATGCCGACTTAGCCTGAGTTTCTTCTTTAGTTGAGCTTAATATTTTAATCATCATCTGAATTGCATCATTTGCAGCACTGCCTTCACGTAATATATCATTGAAGGGAACCACGGAAAgcatacttttaagagcatccaaaacataaattttagaTTCAGGTAGATCACTTGTTAATAATGCGGTAAGCTGACTAATGGTCGCTGTATCAGACTTATGGATTAAATGGTTCAAAGTCCTTGCTGCAATTTCTTTCCCATTTGGGCTCCCATTCTTCAGCAACCACAATAATGCAGGAACAGCATCAGCACTTTCAACACACGCACGTATATCTTCACTGTGATTGCAGAGGTTTCTAAGGATTGTAGCAGAATCTTCTTTAGCTTTAGGAGACCCTGTCTCCAGAATTTGAACAAGTGGAGGAATGCCTCCAGCAGCTGTGATGGCCCACTTACTTTCATCATTTTCGTTGGATAGAAGGCACAACAGTGCGACAGCACATTCTTGCTGTTGTTCAGATGAAAGCCCAAGAAGAGATATCAGTAGCTGAACACCCTCACGACCTTGGAGTGCACGCCATAGACTGCTTTCAGTGTTGCAGAGTATAAGAAGAGCTCTTATAAGCTCATCCTGAACTTCATTAGCCGCCATCGTGATCAAACCAACCAGAAGTCGTTTTGCATCCGAGTTTGCAAGCTTAACTGAGAGAATAGAATTTCCATACAAACTGGCAAGGGCTTCTATAGTCCGTTCCTGTACAAGAAATGGTAAGTGAGGTTTACATTGACTAACCAAAGTCTGTTCAACAATCACAGGATCGGATGCTCTAGAAGATTCAGCTTTGCCATCATATATCATCAGAGCAGAAGCTAAAGCCCCTAAGGTGTCAGCTGTCTGGGCAGATGAAGAACAAGATTCCAGGCTTTGACCTAGGCTTGAGATTACATAGGATAAACCCCCAGAAATGTTTGCAAGAGCACACATGGCATTCTCCTGCAATGCTTGAGCACACTCACCTTCCATGAATTCTTTCGAAGGAGCTATTGTAGCATTTATTAAAGCTGGAATGCCATTACAGTTAGCTATTTCTTTCCTTGCTTCTTTACACTGGGCAGAAAGAGACTTGAAAGCACCCGCAGCTTCTGCTCTAACTGAGGCTTCATTACCAGGCCCTAGCAGCTTCAGTAGTTGTTTTGTAGCCCCTGCAGCCAACACTTTCGAACAAACAGATGCATCCTCCATCATCATACAGCCAAGAAGAAAGCATACATTAGCTTGAGTGCTTGACTGTCCTGTTGTTAACAACTTGACTAGTATATCCACTCCTTCAGCCTGTACTGTTTCCGACCAGAAACCCTCAGTACTGCTTGACAGGTTTTTTAATGCTCCACTCAATAAGTTATCAACCACGTTTCCAGATTTGAGTCCATTTTTCAGCCGCTCCCAAAGCACTGGCACAACTCCTTCAGTAGAAAAAATTTTCGATCCAACATGATCCTTAGCAC
The window above is part of the Tripterygium wilfordii isolate XIE 37 chromosome 3, ASM1340144v1, whole genome shotgun sequence genome. Proteins encoded here:
- the LOC119994402 gene encoding protein CELLULOSE SYNTHASE INTERACTIVE 1-like, yielding MAATLAWRFSANNGSSFANNDMEKSMEAKLHDSEPPTPHSVMKMGLRDRTSSMEDPDGTLASVAQCIEQLRQSSSSVQEKEHSLRQLLELIDTRENAFSAVGSHSQAVPVLVSLLRSGSLGVKIQAATVLGSLCKENELRVKVLLGGCIPPLLGLLKSSSAEGQIAAAKTIYAVSQGGAKDHVGSKIFSTEGVVPVLWERLKNGLKSGNVVDNLLSGALKNLSSSTEGFWSETVQAEGVDILVKLLTTGQSSTQANVCFLLGCMMMEDASVCSKVLAAGATKQLLKLLGPGNEASVRAEAAGAFKSLSAQCKEARKEIANCNGIPALINATIAPSKEFMEGECAQALQENAMCALANISGGLSYVISSLGQSLESCSSSAQTADTLGALASALMIYDGKAESSRASDPVIVEQTLVSQCKPHLPFLVQERTIEALASLYGNSILSVKLANSDAKRLLVGLITMAANEVQDELIRALLILCNTESSLWRALQGREGVQLLISLLGLSSEQQQECAVALLCLLSNENDESKWAITAAGGIPPLVQILETGSPKAKEDSATILRNLCNHSEDIRACVESADAVPALLWLLKNGSPNGKEIAARTLNHLIHKSDTATISQLTALLTSDLPESKIYVLDALKSMLSVVPFNDILREGSAANDAIQMMIKILSSTKEETQAKSASALAGIFEVRKDLRESSIAVKTLWSAMKLLNVESENILKESSHCLAAIFLSIKENREVAAVARDAFSPLVVLANSSVLEVAEQATCALANLILDGEVSEKAVAEEIILPATRVLREGTVSGKTHAAAAIARLLDSREIDDTLTDCVNRAGTVLALVSFLESANGSSITTAEALDALAILSRSKGAIGHIKPAWAVLAEYPKSITPIVSSIADASQMLQDKAIEIVSRLCHDQPIVLGEAIVCASLCISSIARRVINSTNPKVKIGGTALLICAAKVSHQRVVEDLNQSNSCIYLIKALVAMLNITETDMGNDDGDDKDVISICRQFKENAHNGEYDIGTAVIYGVNLAIWLLSVLACHDEKSKGVIIEAGALEVLNDRIVHGFSQYQNDFKEDNNIWVCGMMLAILFQDRDIIRAPETMKSISVLANLLKSEDSANRYFAAQAMSSLVCNGSRGTLLSVANSGAAIGLLSLLGCADVDICDLLELSEEFSLVRYPEQVALERLFRVEDIRVGATSRKAIPALVDLLKPIPDRPGAPFLALGLLTQLARECSSNKIVMVESGILEALTKYLSLGPQDATEEAATDLLGILFSSADIRRHESAFGAVNQLIAVLRLGGRGARYSAAKALESLFSADHIRNAESARQAVQPLVEILSSGSEKEQHAAIAALVRLLSENPSKALAVADVEMNAVDVLCRILSSNCSLHLKGDAAELCCVLFGNTRIRSTVAAAHCVEPLVSLLVSELSPAQQSVVRALDKLVDDEQLAELVVAHGAVIPLVGLLYGRNYMLHEAVSRALVKLGKDRPACKMEMVKARVIESILDILHEAPDFICAAFAELLRILTNNASIAKGSSAAKVVEPLFLLLTRPEFGPDGQHSTLQVLVNILEHPQCRADHTLSSHQAIEPLIPLLDSQAPAVQQLAAELLSHLLSEEHLQKDLVTQQVIGPLIRVLASGIHILQQRAVKALVSISLTWPNEVAKEGGVGELSKVILQADPTLPHALWESAASVLASILQFSTEFYLEVPVAVLVRMLHSASENTVIGALNALLVLESDDGTSSEAMAESGAIEALLELLRCHQCEEAAARLLEVLLNNVKVRETKAIKSAILPLSQYLLDPQTQAQQARLLATLALGDLFQNEGLARSSDAVSACRALVNVLEEQPTEEMKVVAICALQNLVMYSKSNKRAVAEAGGVQVVLDLIGSSDPETSCQAAMFIKLLFSNHTIQEYASSETVRAITAAIEKDLWATGTVNEEYLKALNALFSNFPRLRATEPATLSIPHLVTSLKTGSEATQEAALDALFLLRQAWSACPAEVSRAQSIAAADAIPLLQYLIQSGPPRFQEKAEFLLQCLPGTLAVIIKRGNNMKQSMGNPSVFCKLSLGNTPPRQTKVVSTGPNPEWDESFSWSFESPPKGQKLQISCKNKSKMGKSSFGKVTIQIDRVVMLGAVAGEYTLLPESKSGPSRNLEIEFQWSNK